In one Drosophila albomicans strain 15112-1751.03 chromosome X, ASM965048v2, whole genome shotgun sequence genomic region, the following are encoded:
- the LOC117567549 gene encoding protein xmas produces the protein MADARYNYKTLLCTNIPELFLDKFVARTHFGRFGNLVNFVLRPRRMTCTVSYANEAEAAKALKEGNIYNGHRFELSYMENESSPAQKTEEWVDPDVQAELSALSSVAWTGGKTFADAVKTVNKTPVERDRGNKEKERERERERERERELQRAPAHYKTTKLELESIMHKAAHSSEEKYRVLDARDKLMRLQQRLDTAQPQHGLQGHCPDMCPEKERVLREFQRQVAAYELQPYSDQLIAHELALKQYSRSSADQETPLPHELRDEQALHMTMSYLMHEIMDRSEQVNANLGDWFHFVWDRTRSIRKEITQQELCSLGAVKLVEQCARFHIHCTARLVAEDPSVFDMKINAENLTKCLQTLKYMYHDLRLKGVECPREAEFRGYIVLLNLADANFLWDIGQLPVKLQNCEQVRRAIRFHLALQDTNFVRFFQMLRDPQTSYLEACILISYFTRLRILALQRLLAAYRAPRKHERSSLPVAYVRQMLDFQDDGEAEEFLESCDLIVNETGCVVYSSKRVEPPEHYTLQRQLELVESKRMQTVGECICGEELPPKSLYQSHRPHNSFNAQGFLKSGAWTAKDQLRNSVEHEEEEQEELPPPKEQPATVVAISSVVQPAKDSSNIFKVPLFSAPISPKLKAATPPPQAHQQPTQQQQQQPSKSFSFVAQPSQQQQQQPAATSTFSGNIFEVKPSSNALGGFSFAAAKQTAAANTTLITQEQQQRQQKAAAEEAKLAALQQAIAAAKQRELELLELQKAKAAQQERARQARQLEQQQLLQKQQEQQQQQQQQRAEEEQRQQRARQAAAEAAQQAAAAAAAAAAEQKRQRQLEKQAECEAKSRQLLQQLLQQQIEELCAHEKQLHNKAMQCYDTLLEQEIEQLVRSQTLRADYELRLMREYWQRWRRYRRVQQEKKALFASLPLSFAGESSDQLLDMRNAAPALRLMRRYRQGAACDYRQLLAGLEEQCWLKLDLWELLARTLTPQQPGVRRFYKLLLSLPAGPAGQVVEHALDRGLLQQPLEEQHSTASSNNNNKAGYINGLSRGVALCVQKLLGLPQDVRQLYHSDGIVCYVHGEQLAEAQQRLQLLARHSNCRHVALILLPSQQQQQFNVETLKLQVQQLFQTHHIFGTRTPTLGKQKQQLVALLQCAVQFVAKQPHRSRSALQQRELRDWLLWHLGDELFQRLRFAAKQDVTIGQRCRQTPQFCVRLYNEAVRRLQLIAGESLEDRPQLPQELRAYVEPLSSLLPLPNRLEYFVDGWQRDEQRSKIVQLLEQAKLPEMSPLPRAQLEFCEWLLDYAQRSQSSMQPETEVEAVALRAIQTLELQMRRDAVNYLDIVEIFAKERLQLLLEQAANTLPAAIVYRRQTMQRTFESHWYYEWQPPDAAAVAEAAEKLQEMAEQEEEEEELLQQQQQQLKPIDELSFEQVLGRAQAVLDKFQQQRSDHERRTLGDLNAPLGKLQRAIERCDNTAINKPEEPAISSSVSSSLSLTRSSSSPPKQRKPLEQAENLPAMKRARLSGPSTAAQDSLRDESAALLDRTERLINSCQTSEQRRLQTMRRAKKFL, from the exons ATGGCCGACGCCCGTTACAACTACAAGACACTGCT TTGCACCAACATACCGGAACTTTTCCTCGACAAATTTGTGGCGCGCACGCATTTCGGACGCTTCGGCAACTTGGTGAACTTTGTGCTGCGCCCACGACGCATGACATGCACGGTCAGCTACGCGAACGAAGCGGAGGCAGCCAAAGCTCTAAAGGAAGGCAACATCTACAATGGCCACAGATTTGAATTGAGTTACATGGAGAACGAGTCGTCACCCGCCCAAAAAACGGAGGAATGGGTGGACCCTGATGTGCAGGCGGAGCTGAGTGCGCTCAGTTCGGTGGCCTGGACGGGCGGCAAGACTTTCGCCGATGCTGTCAAGACGGTCAACAAAACGCCGGTAGAACGTGATCGTGGCAACAAGGAGAAGGAACGCGAAAGGGAGCGAGAACGTGAGCGGGAACGTGAGCTTCAGCGTGCCCCAGCGCACTACAAGACAACCAAGCTAGAACTGGAGAGCATTATGCACAAGGCGGCGCACAGCAGCGAGGAAAAGTATCGTGTGCTTGATGCCCGCGACAAATTGATGCGTCTGCAACAGCGTTTGGACACCGCTCAGCCGCAACATGGCCTGCAGGGTCATTGTCCCGACATGTGTCCCGAGAAGGAGCGTGTGCTGCGTGAGTTTCAGCGTCAGGTGGCCGCCTATGAACTGCAGCCGTATTCGGATCAATTGATTGCCCACGAGTTGGCGCTGAAGCAATATTCGCGTAGTAGTGCCGATCAGGAGACACCGCTGCCGCACGAATTGCGCGACGAACAGGCGCTGCACATGACAATGAGCTATCTGATGCACGAGATCATGGATCGCAGCGAGCAAGTGAATGCGAATCTGGGCGATTGGTTTCACTTCGTTTGGGATCGCACACGTTCCATACGTAAGGAGATCACACAGCAAGAGCTGTGCTCGCTGGGCGCTGTCAAACTGGTGGAGCAATGTGCCCGCTTTCACATCCATTGCACGGCTCGTCTGGTGGCCGAGGATCCCAGCGTCTTTGACATGAAGATCAATGCGGAGAACTTGACGAAATGCCTGCAAACACTCAAGTACATGTATCACGATCTGCGGCTCAAGGGTGTCGAGTGTCCGCGTGAGGCCGAATTCCGTGGCTACATTGTGCTGCTCAATCTGGCGGACGCGAACTTTCTGTGGGACATTGGCCAGCTGCCGGTGAAGCTGCAGAATTGCGAGCAAGTGCGTCGCGCCATTCGGTTCCATTTGGCCTTGCAGGACACGAACTTTGTGCGCTTCTTTCAAATGCTGCGCGATCCACAGACCAGCTACTTGGAGGCCTGCATCCTCATCAGCTATTTCACCCGGCTGCGCATTCTGGCGCTGCAGCGTCTGCTTGCCGCGTATCGTGCACCGCGCAAGCACGAACGCTCCTCGTTGCCCGTCGCCTATGTGCGCCAGATGCTCGACTTTCAGGACGATGGCGAGGCTGAAGAGTTTCTCGAGAGCTGTGATCTCATTGTCAACGAAACCGGGTGCGTTGTCTACAGCAGCAAACGGGTCGAGCCACCGGAGCACTACACACTGCAGCGGCAATTGGAG TTGGTGGAATCGAAGCGCATGCAAACGGTGGGCGAATGCATCTGTGGCGAAGAGCTGCCGCCCAAGTCGCTGTATCAATCGCATCGGCCGCACAACAGCTTCAATGCGCAGGGCTTTCTGAAGAGCGGCGCCTGGACGGCAAAGGATCAGTTGCGCAACAGCGTCGAgcacgaggaggaggagcaagaGGAGCTGCCTCCGCCCAAGGAGCAgccagcaactgttgttgcaaTCAGCAGCGTCGTACAACCCGCCAAGGACAGCAGCAATATATTCAAAGTGCCGCTCTTCTCGGCACCAATATCACCCAAGTTGAAAGCAGCAACTCCGCCGCCTCAAGCACATCAACagccaacacaacaacaacaacaacagccaagcAAAAGCTTTAGCTTTGTGGCTCAGccatcgcaacaacaacagcaacaaccagcaGCGACAAGCACATTTAGTGGCAACATCTTCGAGGTGAAGCCGAGCAGCAACGCCTTGGGTGGCTTTAGCTTTGCGGCCGCtaagcaaacagcagcagcaaatacgACGCTCATCacacaagagcagcagcagcgacaacaaaaagCGGCCGCCGAGGAGGCTAAGCTGGCGGCACTGCAGCAGGCGATAGCGGCAGCCAAGCAGCGTGAACTGGAGCTACTCGAGCTGCAGAAGGCCAAGGCAGCGCAGCAGGAACGTGCGCGTCAAGCGCGTCAActggagcagcaacagttgctgcagaaacagcaggagcagcaacaacagcagcagcagcaacgcgcCGAGGAagagcagcgacagcagcgtgCGCGTCAAGCGGCCGCCGAGGCGgcacaacaagcagcagctgccgccgccgcagccGCCGCGGAACAGAAGCGTCAGCGACAACTCGAGAAACAGGCGGAATGCGAGGCGAAGAGTCGCcagctgttgcagcaactgttgcagcagcaaatcgAAGAGTTGTGCGCCCACGAAAAGCAGCTGCATAACAAAGCGATGCAATGCTACGACACGCTGCTGGAGCAGGAGATTGAGCAGCTGGTGCGCAGCCAGACGCTGCGCGCCGACTACGAGCTGCGACTGATGCGCGAATATTGGCAACGTTGGCGCCGCTATCGTCGCGTGCAGCAGGAGAAAAAGGCGCTCTTTGCCAGCCTCCCGCTGAGCTTTGCCGGCGAATCAAGCGATCAGCTGCTGGACATGCGCAATGCGGCGCCAGCATTGCGTCTGATGCGTCGCTATCGCCAAGGCGCCGCTTGTGATTATCGGCAGCTGCTCGCCGGCCTGGAGGAGCAGTGTTGGCTCAAGCTGGATCTGTGGGAGCTGTTGGCGCGCACTTTAACGCCACAGCAGCCGGGCGTGCGTCGCTTCTAcaagctgctgttgtcgctgcccGCCGGCCCAGCAGGTCAGGTGGTGGAGCATGCCTTAGATCGTGgtctgctgcagcagccgctAGAGGAACAACATTCGactgccagcagcaacaacaacaacaaagctgGCTATATCAATGGACTTTCCCGTGGCGTGGCATTGTGTGTGCAAAAGTTGCTCGGTTTGCCGCAAGATGTGCGACAGCTGTACCACTCCGATGGCATTGTTTGCTATGTGCATGGCGAGCAACTGGCGGAGGCACAGCAGCGATTGCAGCTGCTGGCGCGGCATAGCAATTGCCGACATGTGGCGCTCATTCTGCTGCCctcgcaacagcagcaacaattcaATGTGGAGACGCTGAAACTGCAGGTGCAGCAACTCTTTCAAACGCATCACATCTTTGGCACCCGCACGCCAACGCTGGgcaagcagaagcaacagctcGTCGCTCTCCTACAGTGTGCCGTGCAATTTGTGGCCAAGCAGCCGCATCGCAGTCGCAGCGCATTGCAGCAACGCGAACTGCGCGATTGGTTGCTCTGGCATCTGGGCGATGAGCTGTTCCAACGTCTGCGTTTCGCCGCCAAGCAGGATGTCACAATTGGCCAGCGTTGCCGGCAGACGCCGCAGTTCTGTGTGCGTCTCTACAACGAGGCAGTGCGTCGACTGCAGCTGATCGCTGGCGAATCGCTCGAGGATCGTCCGCAATTGCCGCAAGAGTTGCGTGCCTATGTGGAGCCATTGTCAtcgctgttgccgctgcccaATCGATTGGAGTACTTTGTGGACGGTTGGCAGCGTGACGAGCAGCGTTCCAAGATTGTGCAGTTGCTGGAGCAGGCCAAGCTGCCAGAGATGTCGCCACTGCCGCGAGCGCAGCTCGAGTTCTGTGAGTGGCTGTTGGATTATGCGCAACGCAGTCAGTCATCGATGCAGCCAGAAACGGAGGTCGAAGCGGTAGCATTGCGTGCCATACAAACGCTGGAGCTGCAAATGCGGAGAGATGCAGTAAACTATCTGGATATTGTGGAGATCTTTGCCAAGGAGcgtttgcaattgttgttggaACAAGCAGCCAACACGCTGCCCGCAGCGATTGTCTACAGACGCCAGACAATGCAGCGCACGTTTGAGTCGCATTGGTATTACGAGTGGCAGCCACCAGATGCGGCTGCAGTTGCCGAAGCGGCAGAGAAACTGCAAGAAATGGCCgagcaggaggaggaagaggaggagctattgcaacagcaacagcagcagctgaaaccCATCGATGAGCTGAGCTTCGAGCAAGTTCTGGGCCGTGCCCAAGCCGTGCTCGACAAGTTCCAGCAGCAGCGTAGCGATCATGAGCGTCGCACTTTAGGCGACCTAAATGCGCCGCTTGGCAAACTGCAGCGTGCCATTGAACGTTGCGACAACACTGCCATCAACAAGCCAGAGGAGCCCGCTATCTCTTCATCTGTATCGTCTTCGTTGTCGTTGACAAGGTCGTCATCATCGCCACCGAAACAGCGAAAGCCACTTGAACAAGCCGAGAACCTGCCAGCCATGAAACGAGCTCGTCTCAGCGGcccatcaacagcagcacaagATTCCTTGCGTGATGAGTCGGCTGCGTTGCTCGATCGCACCGAGCGTCTGATCAATAGCTGTCAAACGAGCGAACAGCGACGTCTGCAAACGATGCGGCGTGCCAAGAAATTTTTATAA
- the LOC117577668 gene encoding coiled-coil-helix-coiled-coil-helix domain-containing protein 2 — protein sequence MVRRGRSASPPPSARRSAPAPAPAPVPARAAAPPPAPTPMAAPPSAVGMPAPQQPSMFQQMAATAGGVAVGSAIGHTVGHGLTSLFSGSGDKEAAAPAAAAPAPQQQQYYAQPAQANEPQGACAWEIKQFLQCAQGQSDLSLCEGFNEALRQCKVQHHLQ from the exons atggTACGCCGTGGACGTTCTGCTAGCCCCCCACCATCAGCCAGACG tAGTGCACCAGCGCCAGCACCTGCTCCGGTGCCCGCACGTGCCGCTGCACCACCACCGGCTCCCACGCCAATGGCAGCGCCACCTAGCGCCGTTGGCATGCCGGCACCACAACAACCATCGATGTTCCAACAGATGGCGGCAACCGCTGGCGGCGTTGCTGTCGGCTCGGCGATTGGTCACACTGTCGGTCATGGCCTGACATCGCTGTTCAGCGGCTCTGGGGATAAGGAGGCCGCTGCcccggctgctgctgcgccagcaccacaacaacaacagtactATGCGCAGCCCGCGCAGGCCAATGAACCGCAAGGCGCTTGCGCTTGGGAGATCAAACAGTTCCTGCAATGCGCTCAAGGTCAATCGGATTTGTCGCTCTGCGAGGGATTCAATGAGGCGTTGCGACAGTGCAAGGTGCAGCATCATCTGCAGTAA
- the LOC117577618 gene encoding platelet endothelial aggregation receptor 1, whose amino-acid sequence MLRLMVILLFGCSWLPNAALANDLLELGCHNDTDCQQYEHAKCHNSHCQCTASAEGNEQVTCKPKELKYSNIIGGACTKEHTCTQPYTVCEHSTEQCYCGEHYMPSDDKRRCIPRAVALDDACELTMQCQAKDRAAVCHPSQKSCMCKEHFDKHEQRCVALLDVSCRNDTVCSALDAICLPKLEKCACIAGHVHNLNMTMCLPGVAYGDNCTTNAQCKLTLGNGAACTNNTCLCSAKHYTKISSENDTICAADVAYGGYCRRQEDCEESAEPLQLQCKWGECMCRDNYQVVDNAHCVPEVKTATASQLFSQYHLLALLQIFWLIY is encoded by the exons ATGTTGCGATTAATGGTGATACTACTTTTTGGCTGTAGCTGGCTGCCAAATGCAGCATTGGCTAACGATTTGCTCGAACTGGGCTGCCACAACGATACCGATTGCCAGCAATATGAACATGCCAAATGCCATAACTCACATTGCCAATGCACCGCCTCCGCCGAGGGCAACGAACAAGTAACCTGCAAGCCCAAGGAACTCAAGTACAGTAACATCATCGGTGGAGCCTGCACAAAGGAACACACATGCACCCAGCCGTATACCGTATGCGAACACTCAACCGAACAATGCTACTGTGGCGAACATTATATGCCCAGCGATGATAAACGACGCTGCATACCACGAGCCGTGGCACTCGACGATGCATGTGAGTTGACGATGCAATGCCAGGCCAAGGACAGGGCGGCCGTGTGCCACCCGTCACAGAAGAGTTGCATGTGCAAGGAACACTTTGATAAGCATGAGCAACGTTGTGTCGCTTTATTGG ATGTCAGCTGTCGCAACGATACCGTGTGCAGTGCCCTCGATGCCATTTGCCTGCCCAAGCTGGAGAAGTGCGCCTGCATCGCTGGACACGTTCACAACCTCAACATGACCATGTGCTTGCCTGGCGTTGCTTATGGCGACAATTGCACCACCAACGCCCAATGCAAACTGACGCTGGGCAACGGTGCCGCCTGCACCAACAACACCTGTCTCTGCAGTGCCAAGCATTATACCAAGATCAGCAGTGAGAATGACACGATTTGTGCAGCAGATGTTGCCTATGGCGGCTATTGTCGCCGACAAGAGGATTGCGAAGAGTCCGCTGAACCCTTGCAGCTACAGTGCAAATGGGGCGAATGCATGTGCCGGGATAACTATCAGGTGGTGGACAATGCACATTGTGTGCCGGAGGTGAAAACAGCAACTGCTTCTCAGCTGTTCAGTCAATATCATTTGCTCGCTTTGCTCCAAATCTTTTGgcttatttattaa